The Oryza glaberrima chromosome 9, OglaRS2, whole genome shotgun sequence genome includes a window with the following:
- the LOC127783641 gene encoding nudix hydrolase 20, chloroplastic-like isoform X3: protein MAATAASSFSAAASAAARRSSPSHLRLLARRHLPFSSTVSFSAAAPPAAAASFGWEDALRVAADDRRGDESDLSGYFRKVDTCNRGMDKKGVFVEFMVEDQVVGYIHQGFVEHLRDFRDVFTIASGSNGNNNVEHVTLHLSLRTPDERTNAVGSVIRSLGDLIPGIRNELYPITSSYGMPVYFSLERAAAPFFGIKAYGVHMNGYVEKESQKFLWIAKRSDTKQTFPGMLDHLVAGGLPYGISCEENVIKECEEEAGIPRSISSNATSVGAISYMDIEGFRYKRDVLFCYDLKLPPDFVPNNEDGEVDSFRLIPVPHAANIIRRTHFFKPNCNLVIIDFLFRHGYHVYKPRLPWLPKAAAKLEER from the exons ATGGCCGCtacggccgcctcctccttctccgccgccgcctccgccgccgctcgccggagctccccctcccacctccgACTCCTAgcacgccgccacctcccgtTCTCGTCCACCgtctccttctccgccgctgcGCCACCGGCTGCCGCGGCGAGCTTCGGCTGGGAGGACgccctccgcgtcgccgccgacgaccggcGGGGCGACGAGTCCGACCTCTCCGGGTACTTCCGGAAGGTCGACACCTGCAACCGTGGAATG GACAAGAAGGGGGTGTTCGTGGAGTTCATGGTGGAGGATCAGGTTGTGGGGTATATCCACCAAGG TTTTGTCGAACATCTAAGAGACTTCCGTGATGTTTTTACCATTGCCTCGGGCAGCAATGGAAACAATAATGTTGAACATGTGACTCTCCATTTATCTCTAAGGACTCCAGATGAACGAACAAATGCTGTTGGAAGTGTCATAAGAAGCCTAGGAGATCTGATTCCAGGTATTCGAAATGAG CTCTATCCAATAACATCATCTTATGGCATGCCTGTTTACTTCTCTCTGGAACGTGCTGCTGCTCCCTTCTTTGGTATAAAG GCTTATGGAGTTCATATGAATGGGTATGTTGAGAAGGAGAGCCAGAAATTTCTTTGGATTGCTAAGAGAAGTGATACGAAACAGACCTTTCCAGGAATGCTTGATCATCTTGTTGCTGGTGGCCTG ccatatggaatctcctgTGAAGAGAATGTTATCAAGGAATGTGAAGAGGAAGCAGGAATCCCAAGATCCATTTCAAGCAA TGCTACCTCTGTTGGAGCGATCTCTTACATGGATATTGAAGGGTTTAGATACAAAAGGGATGTTCTCTTCTGCTATGACCTTAAACTTCCTCCAGATTTTGTTCCTAATAATGAAG ATGGAGAGGTTGATAGCTTCAGATTAATCCCTGTACCACATGCTGCAAATATTATCCGGAGGACACATTTTTTCAAGCCAAATTGCAACCTTGTGATTATTGACTTTCTCTTTCGTCATGGGTATCAC gtatataaacccAGATTACCATGGCTACCTAAAGCTGCTGCAAAGCTTGAGGAGAGGTGA
- the LOC127783641 gene encoding nudix hydrolase 20, chloroplastic-like isoform X2, whose product MAATAASSFSAAASAAARRSSPSHLRLLARRHLPFSSTVSFSAAAPPAAAASFGWEDALRVAADDRRGDESDLSGYFRKVDTCNRGMDKKGVFVEFMVEDQVVGYIHQGFVEHLRDFRDVFTIASGSNGNNNVEHVTLHLSLRTPDERTNAVGSVIRSLGDLIPGIRNELYPITSSYGMPVYFSLERAAAPFFGIKAYGVHMNGYVEKESQKFLWIAKRSDTKQTFPGMLDHLVAGGLPYGISCEENVIKECEEEAGIPRSISSNATSVGAISYMDIEGFRYKRDVLFCYDLKLPPDFVPNNEDGEVDSFRLIPVPHAANIIRRTHFFKPNCNLVIIDFLFRHGYINPDYHGYLKLLQSLRRGDCS is encoded by the exons ATGGCCGCtacggccgcctcctccttctccgccgccgcctccgccgccgctcgccggagctccccctcccacctccgACTCCTAgcacgccgccacctcccgtTCTCGTCCACCgtctccttctccgccgctgcGCCACCGGCTGCCGCGGCGAGCTTCGGCTGGGAGGACgccctccgcgtcgccgccgacgaccggcGGGGCGACGAGTCCGACCTCTCCGGGTACTTCCGGAAGGTCGACACCTGCAACCGTGGAATG GACAAGAAGGGGGTGTTCGTGGAGTTCATGGTGGAGGATCAGGTTGTGGGGTATATCCACCAAGG TTTTGTCGAACATCTAAGAGACTTCCGTGATGTTTTTACCATTGCCTCGGGCAGCAATGGAAACAATAATGTTGAACATGTGACTCTCCATTTATCTCTAAGGACTCCAGATGAACGAACAAATGCTGTTGGAAGTGTCATAAGAAGCCTAGGAGATCTGATTCCAGGTATTCGAAATGAG CTCTATCCAATAACATCATCTTATGGCATGCCTGTTTACTTCTCTCTGGAACGTGCTGCTGCTCCCTTCTTTGGTATAAAG GCTTATGGAGTTCATATGAATGGGTATGTTGAGAAGGAGAGCCAGAAATTTCTTTGGATTGCTAAGAGAAGTGATACGAAACAGACCTTTCCAGGAATGCTTGATCATCTTGTTGCTGGTGGCCTG ccatatggaatctcctgTGAAGAGAATGTTATCAAGGAATGTGAAGAGGAAGCAGGAATCCCAAGATCCATTTCAAGCAA TGCTACCTCTGTTGGAGCGATCTCTTACATGGATATTGAAGGGTTTAGATACAAAAGGGATGTTCTCTTCTGCTATGACCTTAAACTTCCTCCAGATTTTGTTCCTAATAATGAAG ATGGAGAGGTTGATAGCTTCAGATTAATCCCTGTACCACATGCTGCAAATATTATCCGGAGGACACATTTTTTCAAGCCAAATTGCAACCTTGTGATTATTGACTTTCTCTTTCGTCATGG gtatataaacccAGATTACCATGGCTACCTAAAGCTGCTGCAAAGCTTGAGGAGAGGTGATTGCTCGTAG
- the LOC127783641 gene encoding nudix hydrolase 20, chloroplastic-like isoform X4, which produces MAATAASSFSAAASAAARRSSPSHLRLLARRHLPFSSTVSFSAAAPPAAAASFGWEDALRVAADDRRGDESDLSGYFRKVDTCNRGMDKKGVFVEFMVEDQVVGYIHQGFVEHLRDFRDVFTIASGSNGNNNVEHVTLHLSLRTPDERTNAVGSVIRSLGDLIPGIRNELYPITSSYGMPVYFSLERAAAPFFGIKAYGVHMNGYVEKESQKFLWIAKRSDTKQTFPGMLDHLVAGGLPYGISCEENVIKECEEEAGIPRSISMLPLLERSLTWILKGLDTKGMFSSAMTLNFLQILFLIMKMERLIASD; this is translated from the exons ATGGCCGCtacggccgcctcctccttctccgccgccgcctccgccgccgctcgccggagctccccctcccacctccgACTCCTAgcacgccgccacctcccgtTCTCGTCCACCgtctccttctccgccgctgcGCCACCGGCTGCCGCGGCGAGCTTCGGCTGGGAGGACgccctccgcgtcgccgccgacgaccggcGGGGCGACGAGTCCGACCTCTCCGGGTACTTCCGGAAGGTCGACACCTGCAACCGTGGAATG GACAAGAAGGGGGTGTTCGTGGAGTTCATGGTGGAGGATCAGGTTGTGGGGTATATCCACCAAGG TTTTGTCGAACATCTAAGAGACTTCCGTGATGTTTTTACCATTGCCTCGGGCAGCAATGGAAACAATAATGTTGAACATGTGACTCTCCATTTATCTCTAAGGACTCCAGATGAACGAACAAATGCTGTTGGAAGTGTCATAAGAAGCCTAGGAGATCTGATTCCAGGTATTCGAAATGAG CTCTATCCAATAACATCATCTTATGGCATGCCTGTTTACTTCTCTCTGGAACGTGCTGCTGCTCCCTTCTTTGGTATAAAG GCTTATGGAGTTCATATGAATGGGTATGTTGAGAAGGAGAGCCAGAAATTTCTTTGGATTGCTAAGAGAAGTGATACGAAACAGACCTTTCCAGGAATGCTTGATCATCTTGTTGCTGGTGGCCTG ccatatggaatctcctgTGAAGAGAATGTTATCAAGGAATGTGAAGAGGAAGCAGGAATCCCAAGATCCATTTCAA TGCTACCTCTGTTGGAGCGATCTCTTACATGGATATTGAAGGGTTTAGATACAAAAGGGATGTTCTCTTCTGCTATGACCTTAAACTTCCTCCAGATTTTGTTCCTAATAATGAAG ATGGAGAGGTTGATAGCTTCAGATTAA
- the LOC127783641 gene encoding nudix hydrolase 20, chloroplastic-like isoform X1 gives MAATAASSFSAAASAAARRSSPSHLRLLARRHLPFSSTVSFSAAAPPAAAASFGWEDALRVAADDRRGDESDLSGYFRKVDTCNRGMDKKGVFVEFMVEDQVVGYIHQGFVEHLRDFRDVFTIASGSNGNNNVEHVTLHLSLRTPDERTNAVGSVIRSLGDLIPGIRNELYPITSSYGMPVYFSLERAAAPFFGIKAYGVHMNGYVEKESQKFLWIAKRSDTKQTFPGMLDHLVAGGLPYGISCEENVIKECEEEAGIPRSISSNATSVGAISYMDIEGFRYKRDVLFCYDLKLPPDFVPNNEDGEVDSFRLIPVPHAANIIRRTHFFKPNCNLVIIDFLFRHGYHVHIISFFCSSQPKNEIPCSIINKSFSHAVLIISPLGI, from the exons ATGGCCGCtacggccgcctcctccttctccgccgccgcctccgccgccgctcgccggagctccccctcccacctccgACTCCTAgcacgccgccacctcccgtTCTCGTCCACCgtctccttctccgccgctgcGCCACCGGCTGCCGCGGCGAGCTTCGGCTGGGAGGACgccctccgcgtcgccgccgacgaccggcGGGGCGACGAGTCCGACCTCTCCGGGTACTTCCGGAAGGTCGACACCTGCAACCGTGGAATG GACAAGAAGGGGGTGTTCGTGGAGTTCATGGTGGAGGATCAGGTTGTGGGGTATATCCACCAAGG TTTTGTCGAACATCTAAGAGACTTCCGTGATGTTTTTACCATTGCCTCGGGCAGCAATGGAAACAATAATGTTGAACATGTGACTCTCCATTTATCTCTAAGGACTCCAGATGAACGAACAAATGCTGTTGGAAGTGTCATAAGAAGCCTAGGAGATCTGATTCCAGGTATTCGAAATGAG CTCTATCCAATAACATCATCTTATGGCATGCCTGTTTACTTCTCTCTGGAACGTGCTGCTGCTCCCTTCTTTGGTATAAAG GCTTATGGAGTTCATATGAATGGGTATGTTGAGAAGGAGAGCCAGAAATTTCTTTGGATTGCTAAGAGAAGTGATACGAAACAGACCTTTCCAGGAATGCTTGATCATCTTGTTGCTGGTGGCCTG ccatatggaatctcctgTGAAGAGAATGTTATCAAGGAATGTGAAGAGGAAGCAGGAATCCCAAGATCCATTTCAAGCAA TGCTACCTCTGTTGGAGCGATCTCTTACATGGATATTGAAGGGTTTAGATACAAAAGGGATGTTCTCTTCTGCTATGACCTTAAACTTCCTCCAGATTTTGTTCCTAATAATGAAG ATGGAGAGGTTGATAGCTTCAGATTAATCCCTGTACCACATGCTGCAAATATTATCCGGAGGACACATTTTTTCAAGCCAAATTGCAACCTTGTGATTATTGACTTTCTCTTTCGTCATGGGTATCACGTGCATATTATATCCTTCTTTTGTTCCTCGCAACCAAAAAATGAAATTCCTTGTTCTATCATTAACAAAAGTTTCTCACATGCTGTCTTGATAATATCccctttaggtatataa